The Gemmatimonadota bacterium genome has a segment encoding these proteins:
- a CDS encoding histidinol dehydrogenase has translation MGIDMVAGPTEVLILADETAQADLIAADLIARAEHDEDAASWLATTSRELADAIPRSTRGGALTAPRADVARAPH, from the coding sequence GTGGGGATCGACATGGTCGCGGGCCCGACCGAGGTGCTGATCCTCGCCGACGAGACGGCCCAAGCCGACCTGATTGCGGCAGACCTGATTGCCCGGGCGGAGCACGACGAAGACGCCGCCTCGTGGCTGGCGACGACATCGCGCGAGTTGGCCGATGCGATTCCCCGCAGCACTCGAGGCGGCGCGCTTACAGCCCCCCGGGCCGACGTCGCGCGTGCCCCTCACTGA
- a CDS encoding cation diffusion facilitator family transporter: MRNGLVVLVADRAALAEVANMRAAEHLEIVTRDADELAALVRHAGAIFIGDSTPEPVGDYIAGPSHVLPTGGTARYASPLGVYDFVKRTSLIRYSRAQLLADAPHVMALAEAEGLYGHAEAVRRRGGRMTSRKLATVLALTAGFLLVEIIGGVISNSLALRVLHGHHHHDLNVRGAYLHIMGDVLGSVGAIVAALVIHFFGWLPADAIISVLVSVLIFRSAWRLVSESGTILLDRVPEHMQVSQVEERLLAVAVSPGARRPRLDRHHGVGGDERPCGGDRPRGPPGGAQADGGGDGRSGYRARHDPARDGGGLWRRGVRSRAPRRISPPGGYGASSLIALRPPPSSGIMAP, translated from the coding sequence ATGCGCAACGGATTGGTGGTGCTGGTGGCTGACCGCGCCGCGCTCGCCGAGGTCGCCAACATGCGCGCGGCGGAGCATCTCGAGATTGTCACGCGTGACGCGGACGAGCTGGCGGCACTGGTGCGCCACGCCGGCGCGATCTTCATTGGCGACTCCACGCCGGAGCCGGTGGGCGACTACATCGCCGGGCCGAGCCACGTCCTGCCGACCGGCGGCACCGCGCGTTACGCCTCGCCGCTCGGCGTCTACGACTTCGTGAAGCGCACGTCGCTCATTCGCTACTCGCGGGCGCAGTTGCTGGCCGATGCGCCGCACGTGATGGCGCTGGCAGAGGCCGAGGGGCTCTACGGACATGCCGAGGCGGTACGGCGGCGGGGTGGCCGGATGACCAGTCGCAAGCTGGCCACGGTGCTCGCGCTCACGGCGGGCTTCCTGCTGGTCGAGATCATCGGCGGCGTCATCAGCAATTCGCTGGCGCTCCGGGTGTTGCACGGGCACCATCACCATGACTTGAACGTCCGCGGCGCCTATCTCCATATCATGGGCGATGTGCTCGGCTCGGTCGGGGCCATCGTGGCGGCACTGGTGATCCACTTCTTCGGCTGGCTTCCGGCCGACGCGATCATCTCGGTGCTGGTCTCGGTGCTGATCTTCCGGAGCGCGTGGCGGCTGGTCAGCGAGAGCGGGACGATCCTGCTGGATCGGGTCCCCGAGCACATGCAGGTCTCCCAGGTCGAGGAGCGGCTGCTGGCGGTGGCGGTGTCTCCAGGTGCACGACGTCCACGTCTGGACCGTCACCACGGGGTTGGTGGCGATGAGCGCCCATGCGGTGGCGATCGACCTCGAGGGCCACCCGGCGGTGCTCAAGCAGATGGAGGGGGCGATGGCCGATCTGGGTATCGGGCACGTCACGATCCAGCTCGAGACGGGGGAGGCCTGTGGCGCCGAGGCGTGCGGTCACGAGCACCACGCCGCATCTCCCCTCCGGGGGGGTATGGCGCATCGTCACTGATTGCCTTGCGGCCCCCACCCTCGTCGGGTATTATGGCGCCCTGA